Proteins found in one Salmo salar chromosome ssa26, Ssal_v3.1, whole genome shotgun sequence genomic segment:
- the LOC106587587 gene encoding sal-like protein 1: protein MSRRKQAKPQHFQSDPQLALSEHNGDTEEPCSEEDPPCKGSDAHVCSRCCAEFFELSDLEQHQKNCTKNQLVLIVNENPASPSGTFSPGSPPHNPDEQMNDTVNNTDQAECSDLLEHNALDKEESMDVDVSGINVHPGHDNDGGSSHMEGGSNINTNTGEGNGHSSSRNSSGPAPGTSTVSAPQLPPLGNLTDLGSISMINSNVIIENLQSTKVAVAQFTQETQRSSGSGSGGPRVAVPALMEQLLGLQQQQIHQLQLIEQIRHQILLLASQSPEMQVPPSISTPGGSLGPSANPLTTLSSHLSQQLAAAAGLAQSLASQSASISSLKQLAERVQLPQSNNPSSGESSQSISSLGSSTVNNAQSSSDKRPIHAISSNLHSQLSNPSHTKSSMPAFGIGSLLNPVTNPHLPQPPSGNHLFSSSLPSIGTTVEDLNSLAALAQRKGKPPNVTSFEPKSSSEEAFFKHKCRFCAKVFGSDSALQIHLRSHTGERPYKCNICGNRFSTRGNLKVHFQRHKEKYPHVQMNPYPVPEHLDNIPTSTGIPYGMSMPPEKPVTSWLDSKPVLSTLTSSVGMLLPPTMPSLPPFIKKEDNSVAITSPSISTKTDSGRDAAEPSMKSNDGLSEEAAALPTSNGKTEEGSHSSSFMASVSSESERNTEYTTSNSPPMMTNPLMPLMSEQFKAKFPFGGLLDPLQGSETSKLQQLVENIDRKLTDPNECVICHRVLSCQSALKMHYRTHTGERPFKCKVCGRAFTTKGNLKTHYTVHRAMPPLRVHHSCPICQKKFTNAVVLQQHIRMHMGGQISNTPLPDSYPESMGSDTGSFDERNFDENFDDLDNFSDDDMEGMEGVEGMEDGPDSSVPDTPKSADASQDSLCNSPSQPEMVVQDGQEKIHHAHHNAYHNTHHDIDYRNHHDNQHHSHHDNQHHSQHNPHQRLVEELQASRMKAMGNGGSMEGDCLTNDSSSLGGDIESPSPGSPAVSESTSSMQPPSPTNGHPQHQRKSPSLEERQERQERHQRAMSLDHISASLMQHHPSSIGALDLTSCNPSKDPLGMLFPFRERGTFKNTACDICGKTFACQSALDIHYRSHTKERPFICTACNRGFSTKGNLKQHMLTHQMRDLPSQLFEPSNTSLSSSPTPSLLSVNSLSSMIKSEVNGFLHGLHHHQDHHRDHHRDHHRDHHRDHHRDHQDRDHHKDMSSNVPHGLVTTSASTSPVLSASAPPRRTPKQHYCNTCGKTFSSSSALQIHERTHTGEKPFACHICGRAFTTKGNLKVHMGTHMWNSAPARRGRRLSVDGSMAFLGTNPVKFPEIFQKDMASRVGNGDPASFWNQYAAAFSNGLAMKTNEISVIQNGGLPSLSGSMGNGCSSPVGGLTGNLEKLHSTESNAALAGLEKMANAENGTHFRFTRFMEDNKEIATN, encoded by the exons GGGACACAGAAGAGCCCTGCTCGGAGGAAGACCCCCCCTGCAAGGGGTCAGACGCCCATGTCTGTAGCAGATGTTGTGCTGAGTTCTTTGAACTATCAGATCTTGAACAACACCAGAAGAATTGCACTAAGAATCAATTAGTTCTGATAGTGAATGAGAATCCTGCCTCCCCTTCCGGAACCTTCTCGCCTGGCTCCCCTCCACATAATCCTGATGAGCAGATGAATGACACGGTTAATAACACTGATCAAGCGGAGTGCAGTGACCTTTTGGAGCATAACGCTCTCGACAAAGAAGAATCCATGGACGTCGACGTTTCTGGAATCAACGTTCATCCTGGTCACGACAATGATGGAGGCAGCAGCCACATGGAGGGAGGCAGTAACATCAACACGAACACAGGCGAGGGAAATGGCCACAGCTCCAGCAGGAACAGCTCCGGACCAGCACCGGGCACCTCGACCGTCTCTGCCCCTCAGCTACCTCCGCTTGGCAACCTGACTGACCTGGGGAGCATCTCTATGATCAACAGCAACGTCATCATTGAAAACCTGCAGAGCACCAAAGTGGCTGTGGCCCAGTTCACCCAGGAGACGCAGCGCTCCTCTGGGTCCGGGTCCGGGGGCCCCAGGGTGGCAGTGCCGGCCCTGATGGAGCAACTCCTGGGCCTGCAGCAGCAACAGATCCACCAGCTGCAACTCATTGAACAGATCCGTCACCAGATCCTGCTACTGGCCTCCCAGTCCCCTGAAATGCAGGTGCCCCCCAGCATCTCCACACCAGGAGGCTCGTTGGGGCCGTCAGCCAACCCACTGACCACGCTCAGCTCACATCTCTCACAGCAGCTGGCTGCAGCTGCGGGCTTAGCACAGAGCCTGGCCAGCCAGTCTGCCAGCATCAGCAGCCTGAAGCAGCTGGCTGAAAGGGTGCAGCTACCTCAGAGCAACAACCCCAGCAGCGGTGAATCATCTCAGAGCATCAGCTCACTGGGGTCGTCCACAGTCAACAACGCCCAGTCGTCCTCTGACAAGAGGCCAATACATGCGATCAGCAGCAACCTCCACTCTCAGCTCAGTAACCCATCACACACTAAGTCATCCATGCCAGCCTTTGGGATAGGTAGCCTGCTGAACCCTGTAACTAATCCACATCTACCTCAGCCCCCATCTGGAAACCACCTATTTTCTAGCTCCCTGCCCAGTATTGGCACCACAGTGGAGGACCTCAACTCTCTGGCTGCGCTGGCCCAGAGGAAAGGCAAGCCACCGAACGTAACTTCATTTGAACCCAAGAGCAGCTCAGAGGAGGCGTTCTTCAAGCATAAGTGCAGATTTTGTGCCAAGGTGTTCGGGAGTGACAGTGCCTTGCAGATCCACCTGCGATCTCACACAGGTGAGAGGCCATACAAGTGTAACATCTGTGGCAATCGCTTCTCCACCCGCGGTAATTTGAAGGTCCACTTCCAGCGTCATAAAGAGAAGTATCCACATGTTCAGATGAACCCATACCCTGTCCCCGAGCATTTAGACAATATTCCAACGAGCACCGGCATTCCATATGGTATGTCAATGCCTCCAGAGAAGCCTGTGACCAGCTGGCTGGACAGCAAGCCTGTTCTCTCCACTCTGACCTCGTCAGTGGGCATGCTGCTCCCACCAACCATGCCCAGCCTGCCACCATTCATTAAAAAAGAGGATAATTCGGTAGCCATAACCAGCCCCTCCATTTCTACAAAGACTGACTCCGGTCGTGACGCTGCTGAGCCATCAATGAAAAGCAACGACGGGTTGTCTGAAGAAGCTGCGGCCCTGCCTACGTCAAATGGGAAAACTGAAGAGGGCAGTCACTCGTCGAGCTTCATGGCGAGTGTGAGCTCTGAGTCTGAGCGCAACACAGAATACACAACCTCCAACAGCCCACCTATGATGACCAACCCTCTCATGCCCCTCATGTCTGAGCAGTTCAAGGCTAAGTTCCCGTTCGGGGGCCTCTTGGACCCGCTCCAGGGGTCGGAGACCTCCAAGCTGCAGCAGCTGGTGGAGAACATCGACAGGAAGTTGACGGACCCCAATGAGTGTGTCATCTGCCACCGTGTGCTCAGCTGTCAAAGCGCTCTGAAAATGCACTACCGTACTCACACTGGAGAGAGGCCCTTCAAGTGTAAAGTGTGTGGCAGAGCCTTCACCACCAAAGGGAACCTGAAGACCCACTACACCGTCCACCGGGCCATGCCTCCACTCAGGGTCCATCACTCCTGCCCCATCTGCCAGAAGAAGTTCACCAATGCGGTGGTCCTGCAGCAGCACATCCGCATGCACATGGGAGGGCAGATCTCAAACACCCCACTGCCAGACAGCTACCCTGAGTCCATGGGCTCCGACACAGGCTCCTTCGATGAGAGGAACTTCGATGAGAACTTCGATGACCTGGACAACTTCTCTGATGATGAtatggaggggatggagggagtggaAGGGATGGAAGACGGCCCTGACAGCAGCGTCCCAGACACCCCTAAGTCAGCTGACGCCTCCCAAGACAGCCTGTGCAATTCCCCCTCTCAACCTGAGATGGTCGTCCAGGACGGGCAGGAGAAAATTCATCATGCCCATCACAATGCCTACCACAATACCCACCATGATATTGACTATAGAAACCACCATGACAATCAGCATCACAGCCACCATGACAATCAGCATCACAGCCAACATAACCCCCACCAGAGGCTGGTAGAGGAGCTGCAGGCCAGCAGAATGAAGGCCATGGGGAACGGAGGTTCAATGGAAGGGGACTGCCTCACTAATGACTCCTCATCCCTGGGTGGGGACATCGAGAGCCCGAGTCCCGGGAGTCCAGCGGTATCAGAATCTACCTCTTCCATGCAGCCCCCATCCCCCACCAATGGGCACCCCCAACATCAACGTAAATCCCCCAGCTtggaggagaggcaggagagacaggagaggcacCAGAGGGCTATGTCCCTGGATCACATCAGTGCCAGCCTCATGCAGCATCACCCTTCTAGCATTGGGGCCCTGGACCTGACATCCTGCAACCCATCTAAAGACCCACTGGGTATGCTCTTCCCATTCCGTGAGCGCGGCACGTTCAAGAACACGGCCTGTGACATCTGTGGGAAAACGTTTGCATGTCAGAGTGCCTTGGACATCCACTACCGAAGCCATACCAAAGAGAGACCGTTCATTTGCACAGCCTGTAACCGGGGCTTCTCGACCAAGGGCAACCTGAAGCAGCACATGCTCACCCACCAGATGAGGGACTTGCCCTCGCAGCTCTTCGAACCCTCTAACACCAGCCTCTCCTCCAGTccgaccccctccctcctctctgtgaaCTCCCTGTCCTCCATGATCAAATCAGAGGTCAACGGCTTCCTCCACGGCCTCCACCACCATCAGGACCACCACAGGGACCACCACAGGGACCACCACAGGGACCACCACAGGGACCACCACAGGGACCACCAGGACCGAGATCACCATAAGGACATGTCCAGCAACGTACCCCACGGCCTGGTGACCACCTCGGCCTCTACATCCCCAGTGCTCTCGGCCTCTGCCCCTCCACGCCGGACACCCAAGCAGCACTACTGCAACACTTGTGGGAAGACCTTCTCCTCCTCCAGCGCTCTGCAGATACACGAGAGGACCCACACTGGGGAGAAGCCCTTCGCCTGCCACATCTGTGGTCGGGCTTTCACCACCAAAGGAAATCTCAAG gtTCATATGGGCACACACATGTGGAACAGCGCCCCTGCCAGACGCGGCCGCCGGCTCTCTGTAGACGGCTCTATGGCCTTCCTGGGCACCAACCCTGTCAAGTTCCCAgagatcttccagaaggacatggCGTCTAGGGTGGGCAACGGAGACCCGGCTAGCTTCTGGAACCAGTACGCTGCAGCCTTCTCCAACGGCCTGGCCATGAAGACCAACGAGATCTCTGTCATCCAGAACGGAGGCCTGCCGTCTCTGTCGGGGAGCATGGGGAACGGGTGCAGCTCGCCCGTGGGCGGCCTCACAGGCAACCTGGAGAAGCTGCACAGTACAGAATCCAATGCCGCTCTGGCTGGCCTGGAGAAAATGGCCAACGCCGAGAACGGGACCCACTTCCGATTCACACGCTTCATGGAGGACAACAAAGAGATTGCCACCAACTAG